From one Gammaproteobacteria bacterium genomic stretch:
- a CDS encoding CvpA family protein, whose protein sequence is MLDSINLDQIVWVDAVVLAALVLSLGLGIFRGIVREILSLSSWIISIWLAYVYGDDLAIVVVPWVESERLSGLIGYVVVFVTVLVLLSLVGALLLKLFRIAGLSGTSRLLGGLFGFLRGLVIVTVLLFSAEWTPATSQAWFRDSQIVPYFDVPLTWFKSRVVDQLNAATFQ, encoded by the coding sequence GTGTTGGACTCGATAAATCTCGATCAGATCGTCTGGGTTGATGCCGTCGTGCTTGCGGCCCTCGTCCTATCGCTTGGATTAGGTATTTTCCGCGGGATCGTGCGTGAGATACTGTCCTTGAGTTCTTGGATTATCTCAATATGGTTGGCCTATGTGTATGGGGACGATCTGGCCATTGTGGTCGTACCCTGGGTCGAGTCGGAACGACTCAGTGGGCTGATCGGCTACGTGGTTGTTTTTGTGACAGTTCTGGTTCTGCTTTCGCTGGTTGGCGCCCTACTGCTTAAGCTTTTTCGGATAGCCGGGCTTTCCGGTACCAGTCGTTTGCTGGGTGGGTTGTTTGGGTTTCTAAGAGGTCTCGTGATCGTAACAGTCTTGTTATTTAGTGCAGAGTGGACGCCAGCAACCAGTCAGGCATGGTTCAGAGACTCCCAGATCGTGCCATACTTCGATGTGCCGCTCACTTGGTTCAAATCCAGGGTAGTGGATCAGTTGAATGCAGCGACCTTCCAGTAA
- a CDS encoding SPOR domain-containing protein, translated as MPQPTDHLFDLKHRLIGAAVLIIVAAIVLPSVLTGQKHDYRRASINNGEVVVPIQQTFISRIEAGKRDVSAQPSPAEADKDKSESRKESNTQGPTMDVNDLGNNYNQPVAGLVGLPSGWVVRVGVFQIPENAKKRRSLLDENGFNVNLEETKLNGKTAIRVFLGPFSTEEEAERMKARAVMVTNDKAFVARYP; from the coding sequence ATGCCACAGCCCACCGATCATTTATTTGATTTAAAGCATCGACTTATTGGCGCGGCAGTTTTAATAATCGTTGCTGCAATTGTTCTCCCCTCGGTCCTGACTGGTCAGAAACACGATTATCGCCGTGCATCAATCAATAATGGCGAAGTGGTAGTGCCAATTCAGCAGACGTTTATCTCGCGGATTGAGGCGGGGAAGCGCGATGTTTCTGCACAACCCAGTCCTGCTGAAGCCGATAAAGATAAATCTGAATCAAGAAAGGAGTCCAATACACAAGGGCCCACTATGGATGTAAATGATCTGGGAAATAACTACAATCAGCCTGTGGCCGGCCTGGTTGGGTTGCCCTCCGGCTGGGTGGTTCGGGTGGGTGTGTTTCAGATACCTGAAAATGCGAAGAAAAGGCGATCTCTGCTTGACGAAAACGGATTTAACGTCAATCTGGAGGAAACTAAACTGAATGGCAAGACAGCGATCAGGGTATTTCTGGGCCCGTTTTCGACCGAGGAGGAGGCCGAACGTATGAAAGCTCGAGCAGTCATGGTCACAAACGATAAAGCATTTGTCGCACGCTACCCGTAG
- a CDS encoding bifunctional folylpolyglutamate synthase/dihydrofolate synthase, with the protein MSLSSRTLDQWLEYIQSIHFRSIDLTLDRVRRVLHRMRLRLPCKVITFAGTNGKGSTVRFVESIYVSTGYRVGAYTSPHLVAYGERIQLNQCPVEEGELVESFAVVDQARQGIPLTFFEFGTLAALYIFSINKLDVVLLEVGLGGRLDAVNTMTSNLSCITPVSLDHETWLGRSCEQIGYEKAGILRFGGKAVLNDHNVPASIVDRAVLLKCGIKRIGIDYSHTAFDGYWAWKPDPSRWGGARTHDSLQIPGSGGDAVLHNAAGAVAIVESMNADLPVDKDAVGEGLANTELPGRIQVLPGRVERIFDVAHNPAAIVNLAAFIDKRDPVRRNLAVFSMLKDKDVAEVVRLMGPRIAGWHLTQLDSPRATPLQELADVVATHSSSDIKMWSDPLHAYKMAMQLARSGDRVIVFGSFYLVGAILKSVSEDPLQA; encoded by the coding sequence GTGTCCTTATCATCTCGAACACTGGATCAGTGGCTCGAATATATTCAGTCGATTCATTTTCGGTCTATAGATCTTACCTTGGATCGTGTACGGCGCGTGCTTCACCGAATGAGGCTTCGGTTGCCATGCAAAGTGATCACATTTGCCGGTACGAATGGCAAGGGTTCAACAGTCAGATTTGTCGAGTCAATTTATGTGTCGACTGGTTATAGGGTGGGTGCTTATACCTCTCCTCATCTGGTTGCCTATGGGGAAAGGATTCAACTCAATCAATGCCCTGTCGAAGAGGGCGAGTTGGTGGAGTCGTTCGCAGTAGTTGACCAGGCTCGGCAGGGCATTCCCTTGACGTTTTTTGAGTTTGGGACCTTAGCGGCGCTTTATATTTTTTCGATCAACAAGCTGGATGTGGTACTGCTAGAGGTCGGATTGGGCGGTCGATTGGACGCTGTTAATACGATGACTTCGAATCTCAGCTGTATTACCCCCGTGTCACTTGATCACGAAACCTGGCTCGGACGATCTTGTGAGCAGATAGGATATGAGAAAGCCGGCATCCTTCGCTTCGGTGGTAAAGCAGTGCTCAATGACCACAACGTGCCAGCTTCCATCGTCGATAGGGCGGTTCTGTTGAAATGTGGGATAAAACGAATCGGCATAGATTACAGTCATACAGCATTCGACGGCTACTGGGCCTGGAAACCGGATCCGTCGCGATGGGGCGGCGCAAGAACACACGATAGCCTGCAGATCCCTGGATCGGGGGGCGATGCTGTCCTGCACAACGCAGCAGGTGCGGTTGCAATCGTTGAATCGATGAACGCAGATTTGCCTGTCGATAAAGATGCAGTCGGCGAGGGTCTCGCAAACACAGAATTACCTGGTCGGATTCAGGTGTTGCCGGGCAGGGTCGAACGAATTTTTGATGTCGCCCATAATCCGGCTGCTATAGTTAATCTGGCCGCGTTCATTGATAAGCGTGATCCTGTTAGGCGTAACCTGGCTGTGTTTTCCATGTTGAAAGACAAAGACGTGGCTGAAGTCGTCCGCCTTATGGGGCCTAGAATTGCCGGCTGGCACCTGACCCAGCTGGACAGTCCTCGGGCGACTCCATTACAGGAACTGGCTGATGTAGTGGCCACTCATTCGAGTTCGGACATAAAGATGTGGTCTGATCCTTTGCATGCCTACAAAATGGCTATGCAGCTTGCACGTTCCGGCGACAGGGTAATTGTTTTCGGATCATTTTATCTTGTGGGTGCTATACTCAAATCAGTTTCAGAAGATCCTCTTCAGGCGTGA